A portion of the Candidatus Pristimantibacillus lignocellulolyticus genome contains these proteins:
- a CDS encoding penicillin-binding protein has product MSEQGENNRANKKETNRNHTKGKSKKKKKNKGKIWFYSIFFAIVLGIVCAIVGYLLIIFNGERILAENGNKLEFGEASIIYDASGTEISRLYDVTDNREVAEFSEIPEIVRQAFVATEDQRFYEHSGLDFIAIGRALVKDVIARSAVEGGSTITQQLAKNVFLSADKTVFRKATEASIAVALEQQMSKDQILTMYLNRIYYGRGIHGIKAAAEYYFDTNLEDLEIWQAASLAAMPKAPNRFNPISNPEASMERRAVVLKLLYDQGYITEAEMNEAKAVEYVQPDHAEKFTNSKYTAFIDYVVEEAIEVTGLSEEELRVGGYQIYTTLSVGAQDAMDTEFNNKDNFEESVDEELAQGAMVIIDHATGEIKAMSGGRDYVKKGWNRVTQPRQPGSAYKPIISYGPALETGNFTPSTVLKNDKKCFGNYCPADRWGAASVTMQQALQDSRNLAAVWLLNEVGLKAADSFATKLGVGLTDDDMNLSSALGGLSRGFSPLQMATAFSVIANDGMSVDPHTITKITGKGGYEKKYKAPKAERLMKDTTAAYLTSMMRGVVESGTAKRAQIDRPVAGKTGTTQHGIPDYNGKGNRDAWFVGYTAEWTAAVWMGYDKTNATHVLKSGSSQAASLFAKVMKPALASIPKNDFKPVETPKVEVPALTMGNLSYTYDENAIKVTLKWDIQYEGDVTFEVFRMEQNSGNFVHYAETKDRNMMDDMSVFPGNNYQYYVVAHDLENNISSEPSNTVSIDIPDGDLVTPDVPMDGDDDDFVEGNPYPTEGPIVTPPPTVEPTPTPELTPTPTPTPIVPEEPSEEVPPVEEFTPEGGNNSGLITP; this is encoded by the coding sequence ATGAGTGAGCAAGGTGAAAATAACCGAGCGAATAAAAAAGAAACAAATAGAAATCATACTAAAGGAAAAAGCAAGAAGAAAAAGAAAAATAAAGGTAAAATTTGGTTTTATAGTATTTTCTTCGCGATTGTACTAGGTATCGTATGTGCCATTGTAGGATATTTACTCATTATTTTTAATGGTGAGAGAATACTTGCGGAAAATGGAAATAAACTAGAGTTCGGTGAAGCATCGATTATTTATGATGCAAGTGGAACAGAAATATCGAGACTATATGACGTAACAGATAATAGAGAAGTAGCTGAGTTTTCAGAAATACCGGAAATTGTTAGACAAGCTTTCGTTGCTACAGAAGATCAACGATTCTATGAACATTCCGGATTAGACTTTATCGCAATTGGTAGAGCTTTGGTGAAAGACGTCATTGCTCGAAGCGCAGTTGAAGGTGGTAGTACTATTACTCAGCAGCTTGCGAAAAATGTGTTTCTATCAGCAGACAAAACCGTGTTCCGTAAAGCAACCGAAGCTTCAATCGCTGTTGCACTGGAACAACAAATGTCCAAAGATCAGATTTTGACGATGTACTTGAATCGAATTTATTATGGTCGAGGGATCCATGGTATTAAAGCTGCCGCTGAATATTATTTTGATACCAACCTGGAAGATTTAGAAATATGGCAAGCTGCTTCACTAGCAGCAATGCCAAAAGCACCAAACCGTTTCAATCCAATTAGTAATCCTGAAGCATCAATGGAGCGTCGTGCGGTTGTGTTGAAATTGTTGTACGACCAAGGGTATATTACGGAAGCGGAAATGAATGAAGCTAAAGCTGTAGAATATGTACAGCCAGATCACGCAGAAAAATTTACAAATTCTAAATACACAGCATTTATTGATTATGTTGTAGAAGAAGCAATAGAAGTTACTGGACTATCAGAGGAAGAATTGCGTGTTGGCGGATACCAAATTTATACAACATTAAGTGTTGGTGCTCAAGATGCAATGGATACTGAATTTAATAATAAAGATAACTTTGAAGAAAGTGTTGATGAAGAATTAGCACAAGGTGCAATGGTCATTATTGATCATGCAACTGGAGAGATAAAGGCAATGTCTGGTGGTCGTGATTATGTGAAAAAAGGTTGGAATCGTGTTACTCAACCAAGACAACCGGGATCAGCTTATAAGCCGATTATCTCTTATGGTCCTGCTTTAGAAACAGGTAACTTTACACCATCAACAGTGTTGAAAAATGATAAAAAATGTTTTGGTAATTACTGCCCAGCAGATAGATGGGGCGCAGCATCAGTAACGATGCAGCAAGCTCTGCAAGATTCTCGTAACCTTGCAGCAGTATGGTTGTTGAATGAAGTTGGATTGAAAGCTGCTGATTCATTTGCTACCAAATTAGGGGTAGGACTTACTGATGATGATATGAATTTATCGAGTGCACTTGGTGGACTAAGTAGAGGATTCTCGCCGCTACAAATGGCAACTGCGTTTAGCGTAATTGCTAACGATGGAATGTCTGTAGATCCGCACACCATTACTAAAATTACTGGTAAGGGTGGATATGAGAAAAAATATAAAGCTCCTAAAGCAGAACGCTTAATGAAAGATACTACAGCAGCGTATCTTACTTCGATGATGCGTGGTGTTGTAGAATCTGGAACGGCTAAGAGAGCTCAGATTGACCGTCCAGTCGCTGGTAAGACAGGTACAACGCAACATGGTATTCCGGATTATAATGGTAAAGGTAACCGTGATGCATGGTTTGTAGGATATACCGCAGAATGGACAGCTGCTGTCTGGATGGGTTATGACAAGACGAATGCAACGCATGTACTGAAGAGTGGAAGCTCGCAAGCGGCCTCTTTATTTGCAAAAGTAATGAAACCTGCACTAGCTAGCATTCCTAAAAATGACTTTAAGCCAGTTGAAACTCCTAAAGTAGAAGTTCCAGCATTAACGATGGGTAATTTGTCTTACACATATGATGAAAATGCTATAAAAGTTACTTTGAAATGGGACATTCAATATGAAGGAGACGTCACTTTCGAAGTGTTCCGAATGGAACAGAATAGTGGGAACTTTGTTCATTATGCTGAGACTAAAGATCGAAATATGATGGATGATATGTCTGTGTTCCCTGGCAACAATTATCAGTACTATGTAGTTGCGCATGATCTAGAAAATAATATTTCAAGTGAACCATCCAATACTGTTTCCATAGATATTCCAGATGGCGATCTAGTTACACCGGATGTTCCAATGGATGGTGATGATGATGACTTTGTTGAAGGTAATCCTTATCCAACAGAGGGACCGATTGTCACTCCACCGCCAACGGTAGAACCGACGCCGACTCCTGAATTAACGCCAACTCCTACACCAACACCGATTGTGCCAGAGGAGCCTTCGGAAGAGGTGCCGCCTGTAGAGGAGTTTACACCTGAAGGTGGTAATAATTCAGGATTGATAACACCATAA
- a CDS encoding DUF402 domain-containing protein, translating into MKRKFSDRANWRRIVRKSYSCKMLDNKEFHGLLTFYRILELREPLYKEYGNHRLCLADEGYLWMQHFPKGEHFVVTTMFDKQGKVVQWYIDVCKNQGLTEQHVPWFDDLYLDVVVLPSGEVFLMDEDELEEAFRSGDVSYKDVAMAKKTANRLLSMIRNGKFRYFTLSMKHKRVYDQAWELSES; encoded by the coding sequence ATGAAAAGAAAATTTTCTGATCGAGCAAACTGGCGTAGAATCGTACGTAAAAGTTATTCATGTAAGATGCTTGATAATAAAGAATTTCATGGACTACTTACATTTTATCGCATACTTGAGCTTCGAGAACCGTTGTATAAAGAATATGGGAATCATCGTCTATGTCTAGCTGATGAAGGATACTTGTGGATGCAACATTTCCCTAAAGGAGAACATTTTGTTGTAACGACAATGTTCGATAAACAAGGAAAGGTTGTCCAATGGTACATTGATGTATGTAAAAATCAAGGTTTAACAGAGCAACATGTTCCTTGGTTTGATGATCTGTATCTTGATGTCGTCGTCTTACCTAGTGGAGAAGTGTTTTTAATGGATGAAGATGAATTAGAAGAAGCCTTCAGGAGCGGAGATGTTTCATACAAAGATGTGGCGATGGCCAAAAAAACCGCGAACAGATTATTGTCGATGATTCGCAATGGGAAGTTTCGCTATTTCACACTTAGTATGAAACATAAGCGTGTCTACGATCAAGCATGGGAATTAAGTGAATCGTAG